A window of Flavobacterium psychrophilum genomic DNA:
ATATGAGTTTCCCATTTTTATATTCTTTGGTAAGAGTCTTACCGTTATTAACGGCGGTGTGGTAAATAAGTACATCATTTTCAAATACCTTTTCAGATACCGGCTTCCCCTGAGAGAAAATTTCTTCGGTACGCCTGTCTTCTTTATATTTTTTAGACATTTTCATCACGCCATTATCAAACTGGGCCTCCATTAACAACTTTCCGTCTTTATATGCCGTAAGCATTCCGTCTGCAAGATTATCTTTAAAAGGTATAGTGCCGAATATGCTACCATTTTCAATTTTCAATGTCTGGTTCAGTTTTCCGTTTGGTGCAATATAGAATGATATTTTACTATTCTCTTTTTCAAACGGCGCGCTGTAGTAGCCTGTAGCTAATGCGGTACTGTCTTTTTTAAGTATACGCATATTATAGTTATTGTCGGTGTTGCGTATTACAAGCACCTCATCTTCAGAAAGCGCTTTATAATCTTGTGCGTTAAGTATGCTCACACCTGTTACGGCCAATATCAACAATATTTTTTTCATAATGATTTAGTTTATGGCATTATCTCATCGTAGCTGTTCTCGTCTATAACATCTGCCGGATCAATGGGGTCATAATACACTGTAAGGCTATCGCCTAACGCTTTACCCGCAAAAGAGTTATCCATAATTGCGGATGTCTGCAACTTTCCGGAACAATCTTTAAACTGAATGGTAAATGTTATATTTTCGCCCTTGCCTACCCGCCCGCTGGTTTCCTTTGCCAGAATACCAGCTTGTGCTTTTATATAACTTTTATATTTTTTTCTTGTTTCATTTTGCGTAAATGTTTCAGGACCGTATTTTTTTAAATACATAAACCCTAATGCGGCAAGCACGATAAGAACGATGAATACTACTTTTGCTGTTTTACTTTGCATGCTTATTTGTTTATAATTACGTTATCCAGGTAATAGGTATTGTCCATGTAAATAAGGATGCCGGTAAATTTAAATTTGCCATTGGGCAACTCCTGATAATCATCTGTAGTGAATCTCAGTGTGCTATTGTCAAAATCCTTATCTGCAGCAACATAATTTCTTTCTTTTTCGCCACTTAGCTTAGTAGTCTTTCCTCCAAATAAAAGATTCACCTCTATTAGTTCTTCGCCATCACAGTTAGCCTCTGTATGCACCTCCATTTTACTTTTGGCACCAAGGGTAACGTTTGCCATCATCCCGCAAAATGCCGGGTAGCCCTCTACCTCAACTAGCTTTCCGTTAAGGGATTGATCGGTTTTTAAATTCTTAATCTGTTCCGTAGTAAGCGCTTGTCCTCTTTTAGAAGGCTCTCCCTTTTTTGCACACGATAAAAAGGTGAGCACCATAAGGGCTACAAAAATTAAATTGTACAAATTTTTCATTATTCCGATTGATTAGCTGGTTGTAATTTAAGTGAGTCAAACCCTTATGATTTGATTATCAATACTAAATATTTAATAAATGTAAGTTTATCCTTAACACCCGTCTAATTATTTAGGTTTTTTTTAATACTCTCAGATCCGTATTGATTTGTTCCTATAATGACACTTCATCTACCCAAAAAGACAGTATTTATTAGCTTATTTTAACCTTTTATCCGAGGTATTACGGGGTTTGTAACTTATCTTTGATAGGCCTAAATAACACACTACATGGATAATTTAGATGCAGCACGAATGCAAATGGCATTCACCCTCATTTTTCACATTGTTTTTGCCTGTATAGGCATGGTCATGCCCTTTTTCATGGTGATTTCGCATTATAAATGGCTAAAGACCAAAAACCCAATTTTTCTTACGCTTACCAAGTCCTGGCAAAAAGGTGTTGCTATCTTTTTTGTTACCGGAGCTGTATCGGGTACTGCCCTTTCTTTCGAGCTGGGATTACTCTGGCCTAAGTTTATGATACACGCCGGACCCATTATTGGCATGCCTTTTTCTTTAGAAGGTGCCGCCTTTTTTATAGAGGCTGTTGCACTGGGCTTTTACCTTTACGGATGGAATAAACTTAACGAAAGGTTTCATTTGGTTACCGGTATTATTGTAGGTCTGTCGGGGATACTTTCGGGTATACTGGTGGTATCGGCAAATAGCTGGATGAATGCACCATCGGGCTTTGATTATATAAACGGCGAGTTTCTTAATATCGATCCGGTTAAGGCATTTCTTAACCCCGCATGGTTTACCCAGGCACTGCACATGACGCTTGCCGCCTTTGCAGCCACATCGTTTGCTGTTGCCGGTATACACGCCTGGCAGATCTATAAAAACAGAAACATTTCCCTGCACAAAGAAGCTTTTAAGATTGCTATATTGTTTGGTGCTATTGCGGCGCTACTACAACCGCTCAGTGGCGATCTGTCAGCCAAAGATATCGCACAGCGCCAGCCCGTTAAACTGGCTGCACTGGAAGCCCACTACGAAACCGAACGCGGTGCTCCCCTATATATTGGCGGTATTGTGAACGAAGAAAAAGGCGAGGTGACCCATAAAATAGAAATACCAAAAGCCCTGTCATTTCTTTCCTTTGGCGATTTTAATGCGGAGGTGAAAGGACTCAACGATTTTCCTAAAGAAGACCGACCACCGGTTGCGATTACGCATTATGCCTTTCAGATAATGGTAGGATTAGGAACACTGCTTATGTTTTCTGCTATGGTTTATTTCATCAGTATGAAAAAGAAACACTGGCAGGACAAAAAGCGTTACTGGCTGTATTTTGCTTTGCTAAGCCCGGTTGGATTTTTAGCCTTAGAAGCAGGCTGGATCGTTACCGAAGTAGGCCGCCAACCGTGGATCATCCATAATGTAATGCGCACTAAAGATGCCGTAACGCCAATGCCGGGAATGATATACAGCTTTTATATGTATGTAGTACTTTACATCGTGCTTTCTGTTGCTGTTACATGGCTTATGGCACGCCAGATAAAAGTTCTTAACCAAACTAAACTGTAAGCCCTATGCTGTATGTAGTTTTGTTTTTTACCGTGTTTTCATTCTTTTTGTATGTACTGCTTGGCGGTGCCGATTTTGGTGCGGGCATACTCGAACTCTTCTCTTCTGCCGATCATAAAAAATCGATCAAGAAAACGGTGTATAGTGTTTTGGGTCCGGTTTGGGAAGCCAACCACATCTGGATCATTATCCTTATTGTGATACTCTGGATTGCGTTTCCTGTTTTTTACAACGTCATTATTATATACCTTCATATTCCGCTCACCTTAGTACTACTGGGCATTACCCTTCGCGGAGTAGCCTTTGTTTTCCGTCATTATGATGCCGTAAAAGACAAATCGCAAAAGCTGTACGACCGTATGTTTGAGTTTTCCTGCCTCGTCACGCCTATCTTTTTAGGAATGGCTTTCGGTACACTTATAAGCGGAAACATTATTATACCCGAAGATCCTGCTACAGCCAATTTTGCCGATATATACATACATCCGTGGCTGCAGCCCTTCCCTATCCTGGCCGGTTGCTTTTTTAGTGCACTGTGCGTGTTTCTTTCGGCAACATTCTTAATCGGTGAAGCTACCGAATACGAGAAACGAATGTATATGCGTAAAGCGGGTATTGCCACTTTCGTGGTTGTACTTTTAGGATTGGCTGTGCTGATTACAGGTTATCTGGAAGACATGAAATTTATTACCGATTTCCTTGCCAACTACTATTCCCTGGGTGCAGTAGCGGTATCGGGACTATTGCTTTTTCCGCTATGGCGAAGTATAAAAAAAGGACACACCATTACCTGCCGTTTCTTTGCGGGGCTACAGGTATTACTTATACTTTGGGCAGCGGTGGGCACACATTTTCCTAATCTGATTATTACCAAAACAGGCCCGGTTAGCCTTTTAGATGGCATGGCGCCCGACAGTGTTATTCAGGTGTTGGGTATATCGCTTATTATTGGTGGATTGCTAATTATACCGGGGTTATTTCACCTACTGAAATCATTTAAGATGATAAAGATCCTGGAAGAGAAAGAGTAACTATCCTATGTCTTTAGTCGACTTATATCGAATCAGTTCGAAGGAAAGCAGTCCGCTTAGGGTTGTAAACAGTACATAAACAAATAGTATTTCCGGAGATGTTTCTACAAATGCTAACAAAGCCGTAAAACCTGCTACCAGTAACAGCACCAATGTTAGAGACACATAGCGGGCCGTGTTTTTGGCCTTGCCGTCTTTACCTCTTATAAAAGCGGTAAGTGCCGCAAAAACGCCAAACATATAGGCAAATCCAACGAAATCCGTCCAATCCGGATCGCTGTTGCCATACCCTCCCGAAGCTGCCGCTACCATAAGCAGAATATATAGCCCTAACAGGATAATGATACCGATGCGGTAGATGTTTATATAAATTTTCAGCAGCATGGTTTGACTTTTTATGTAACATAAATCTACAACAATATGTCATAAATTTACTATTCCGGTTGTCATTATATTTCCGACCTTTATAGTACAGAAACAACATCTATTTATGCAGGACACTCCCATTACCAAAACCCAGCTCACAGTTATGTCGGCAGCTGCGGGTATCTGTGTGGCAAACATTTATTACAACCAGCCCATTCTTAAAGATATTGCCCACGATTTTGGTGTTGCCGAAGGCCGGGCGGGAATTATATCGGTACTGGCACAGGCAGGTTACGGACTGGGGCTTTTCTTTCTTACCCCGCTTGGCGATAAAATAAACCGCAAGAAACTGATTCTCTCCCTGCATGTTATACTAATACTGACGCTTATAGGCACCACATTCGTTCAGAACTTTTTCTGGATGGGCGTTTTTAGTCTTATGATGGGTGTGCTGAGTGTTGCTGCACAGGTCATATTACCACTTGCTGCAAGCATGGACAGCAAAAATCGCGGGCGAAACGTTGGTATTATCTTTACCGGAATATTGGTAGGCATACTCGCCGCGAGGGTTTTTAGCGGACTCATAGCCGAGAGCCTAAACTGGAGGTACGTTTATGGTATCTCATCGGGTATGGTGTTTTTAGGTACTATCTCACTTTATTTTACTTTACCCAATCAGCATCAGGTTATGTTTAGTGGTAATTATGCCAAGCTATTAGGCTCTGCGTTGTTGCAATTTAAACGTTTCCCGCTGTTGCGAAGGACTGCCCTGTTGGGCGGCCTTGCCTTTGGCGTGTTCTGTTCGTTCTGGACTACGCTTACCTTCCACCTAAGCGGAGAACCTTTTAACTATGGCGCTGATATTATCGGGCTTTTCGGATTACTGGCTATTGGCGGTGCCATGCTGGCGCCACTGTTTGGTAAACTTGCTGATAAAGGCAGCCCTGCAAAATCACTTGTGCTTTCTATAGCCCTTGTATTGGTAGGAGTACTACTGGTAATGATATGGCCGTTATCTGTACCGTCATTTGTGGCTGCCGTGCTTTTACTTGATGTTGGCGTACAGGCAACGCAGGTTACTAACGTTGCTACCATTTATTCGCTCGATGCAACAGCACACAGCCGTATTAACACAGCCTATATGACCAGCTATTTTATTGGCGGCGCCATTGGTACCTTTATAGGCATACAATGCTGGGAGGCCAGAGGCTGGCCACTTGTTACCGCGCAACTTTTACTATGGAGCGTTGCTTGCCTGGTTATTGCCCTTTGGGGAATGAGGAAGGGTTAAGGTTATACATTAGCTATATTATAAAGTGATAATAATAATTTGCTGTACGTTATTCTGTTTTATAACTTTACGATTCTAAGCAATTCGCCAATTAGAAAT
This region includes:
- a CDS encoding cytochrome BD ubiquinol oxidase subunit I: MDNLDAARMQMAFTLIFHIVFACIGMVMPFFMVISHYKWLKTKNPIFLTLTKSWQKGVAIFFVTGAVSGTALSFELGLLWPKFMIHAGPIIGMPFSLEGAAFFIEAVALGFYLYGWNKLNERFHLVTGIIVGLSGILSGILVVSANSWMNAPSGFDYINGEFLNIDPVKAFLNPAWFTQALHMTLAAFAATSFAVAGIHAWQIYKNRNISLHKEAFKIAILFGAIAALLQPLSGDLSAKDIAQRQPVKLAALEAHYETERGAPLYIGGIVNEEKGEVTHKIEIPKALSFLSFGDFNAEVKGLNDFPKEDRPPVAITHYAFQIMVGLGTLLMFSAMVYFISMKKKHWQDKKRYWLYFALLSPVGFLALEAGWIVTEVGRQPWIIHNVMRTKDAVTPMPGMIYSFYMYVVLYIVLSVAVTWLMARQIKVLNQTKL
- a CDS encoding cytochrome BD ubiquinol oxidase subunit II, coding for MLYVVLFFTVFSFFLYVLLGGADFGAGILELFSSADHKKSIKKTVYSVLGPVWEANHIWIIILIVILWIAFPVFYNVIIIYLHIPLTLVLLGITLRGVAFVFRHYDAVKDKSQKLYDRMFEFSCLVTPIFLGMAFGTLISGNIIIPEDPATANFADIYIHPWLQPFPILAGCFFSALCVFLSATFLIGEATEYEKRMYMRKAGIATFVVVLLGLAVLITGYLEDMKFITDFLANYYSLGAVAVSGLLLFPLWRSIKKGHTITCRFFAGLQVLLILWAAVGTHFPNLIITKTGPVSLLDGMAPDSVIQVLGISLIIGGLLIIPGLFHLLKSFKMIKILEEKE
- a CDS encoding MFS transporter, producing the protein MQDTPITKTQLTVMSAAAGICVANIYYNQPILKDIAHDFGVAEGRAGIISVLAQAGYGLGLFFLTPLGDKINRKKLILSLHVILILTLIGTTFVQNFFWMGVFSLMMGVLSVAAQVILPLAASMDSKNRGRNVGIIFTGILVGILAARVFSGLIAESLNWRYVYGISSGMVFLGTISLYFTLPNQHQVMFSGNYAKLLGSALLQFKRFPLLRRTALLGGLAFGVFCSFWTTLTFHLSGEPFNYGADIIGLFGLLAIGGAMLAPLFGKLADKGSPAKSLVLSIALVLVGVLLVMIWPLSVPSFVAAVLLLDVGVQATQVTNVATIYSLDATAHSRINTAYMTSYFIGGAIGTFIGIQCWEARGWPLVTAQLLLWSVACLVIALWGMRKG